A region from the Aphis gossypii isolate Hap1 chromosome 1, ASM2018417v2, whole genome shotgun sequence genome encodes:
- the LOC114128387 gene encoding uncharacterized protein LOC114128387, with product MLSEEPEISLIIVKARLGPGTLYTERVSVDLQSHVSVLKDKMRKKDLSLGTDNFIMTYSGNVMEDSVPIYMYDIFSGATVHLFKKLKIEKNKQVYRVSTKNPELVRLGVALRSLSLNLSYKCAFMKVNKAKIINDLIYNTPKLTEDPVGITLLQHSELLLKLNDLSLVKRIVDNHPGLAAVAFQVSTIAYNQDVQNHLNRTRTMSNGSTAGSTAPSDEEMDDLDDSSPGSDTNSQPVNRNLPFAITAAQLATAIANVTTQQPQPSTSGAGASTSTGNTGNALVIPNNIQSQPTPPADDYSHQLGIMREMGLYNEHLNLEGLRLGGGNLETAIELVLSGFDMSHLNNAS from the exons ATGTTAAGTGAAGAACCAGAGATTTCGTTGATTATCGTAAAGGCACGTCTGGGTCCGGGGACTTTATACACTGAAAGAGTGTCCGTAGATTTGCAGTCGCATGTAAGCGTATTGAAAGACAAAATGCGTAAAAAAGATCTAAGCCTAGGcacagataattttataatgacttATTCCGGGAATGTCATGGAAGACTCTGTTcctatttatatgtatgatatttttagtgGAGCTACAGTGcatttgttcaaaaaattgaaaattgaaaaaaataaacaagtataTCGTGTTAGTACCAAAAATCCAGAATTGGTGAGACTGGGTGTAGCTTTACGTTCACtctcattaaatttatcatacaaaTGTGCATTTATGAAAGTTAATAaggctaaaataataaatgatctaATCTACAATACTCCTAAACTGACTGAAGATCCTGTAGGAATTACTCTTTTACAACATTCTGAGTTATTACTCAAACTTAATGATCTTAGCTTGGTGAAACGAATTGTTGATAATCATCCTGGTTTGGCAGCAGTTGCatttcaagtttctacaaTTGCTTATAATCAAGATGTGCAG AACCACTTGAACAGAACCAGAACTATGTCTAATGGCAGTACTGCAGGCAGCACTGCTCCCAGTGATGAAGAAATGGACGATTTAGATGATTCGTCTCCGGGATCAGACACTAACAGTCAACCGGTGAATAGAAACTTACCTTTTGCCATTACTGCCGCTCAGTTAGCAACAGCTATAGCAAATGTAACAACTCAGCAACCACAGCCAAGTACTAGTGGTGCTGGTGCAAGTACATCAACTGGAAATACAGGAAATGCGCTGGTAATtcctaataatatacaaagtcAACCGACTCCACCTGCAGATGATTATTCCCATCAACTAGGAATAATGAGAGAAATGGGTCTGTACAATGAACATTTAAACCTTGAAGGATTACGACTAGGGGGCGGTAACTTGGAAACTGCCATTGAATTAGTCTTAAGTGGTTTTGATATgtcacatttaaataatgcatCATAA
- the LOC114123965 gene encoding zinc finger CCHC domain-containing protein 10-like, whose protein sequence is MDQDEPCLAPQLCIRCRSYDLGRHVAVVSNADPCTCTDDETCPHNKKTNARQLLVLRKKISLQHQQSPSITNEGSKTIGRDVESDEDDDDDCSSSSSSSTTSCSSCSSDDTTTSESEDNDSITCTSVNSSQ, encoded by the exons ATGGACCAAGACGAACCGTGCCTGGCACCACAGTTGTGCATCCGTTGCCGTTCGTATGACCTCGGCCGACATGTCGCGGTCGTGTCCAACGCGGACCCGTGCACGTGTACAGACGACGAGACGTGTCCACACAACAAGAAGACCAACGCGCGGCAGCTGCTAGTCCTCAGAAAAAA GATAAGTTTGCAGCATCAACAATCACCGTCGATAACGAACGAAGGGAGCAAGACGATTGGCCGTGATGTGGAATCGGATGAAGATGATGACGACGACTGTTCCTCTTCGTCGTCGAGTAGCACTACGTCCTGCTCGTCCTGCAGTAGTGATGATACTACTACGTCAGAATCTGAAGATAACGATTCGATTACCTGCACTTCTGTGAATTCGTCGCAATAA